The proteins below come from a single Chitinophaga pinensis DSM 2588 genomic window:
- a CDS encoding NAD(P)H-binding protein, which translates to MKALIIGATGATGKDLTNILLQNPAYTEVVIFVRRSAGISHPRLTEIMTDFDKLEDVADAIRGDVWFNCMGSTLKTAGSKEKQWHIDYEIPLKFAEIAKRNGVPKAVLVSAFGASPRSKIFYSNMKGKLEEDVSKLAFDQCVIFKPGMLLRKDTDRAGEHVFAAILKFLNRIGLLRKHRPLDTYILAEKLAKAPGVLPAGKHVISLDKIFDF; encoded by the coding sequence ATGAAAGCGCTGATCATCGGGGCTACCGGAGCGACCGGAAAAGACCTTACCAATATACTGTTGCAGAACCCTGCATATACGGAAGTCGTGATATTCGTACGTCGCTCCGCCGGAATCAGTCATCCGCGACTGACCGAGATAATGACTGATTTTGATAAACTGGAAGATGTGGCAGATGCCATCAGGGGAGATGTCTGGTTCAACTGTATGGGAAGTACCTTAAAAACGGCTGGCTCAAAAGAGAAACAGTGGCATATTGATTACGAGATTCCTTTGAAATTCGCAGAGATAGCAAAGAGAAATGGTGTGCCGAAAGCCGTGTTGGTGTCCGCATTTGGCGCTTCACCCAGGAGTAAAATCTTTTATTCTAACATGAAAGGTAAGTTAGAGGAAGATGTTAGCAAGCTCGCATTTGATCAGTGTGTCATATTTAAGCCTGGGATGTTATTAAGAAAAGATACAGACAGGGCAGGAGAGCATGTATTTGCAGCGATACTGAAGTTTTTAAATCGTATAGGATTACTGAGGAAGCATCGCCCATTAGATACATATATATTGGCAGAAAAATTGGCAAAGGCGCCAGGAGTACTTCCGGCAGGAAAACACGTCATATCATTGGATAAGATCTTCGACTTTTAA
- a CDS encoding 6-bladed beta-propeller gives MKTCLLLLIFSLSIIHQGQAQQNNRSEELTSIRVSPRDAMGGNVADFCDSVRYIPLETKKESIFGFISHLQVSDNYFVFFDYDTKAIYIFSKQGKYISKIRELPVDDWTADKYNVLSRFQLNKTNDEINVVYHNYRKNSHWLVVFAADGKVKKKQALPAFTTGLSDQFFAVSANTFLCSNNFFPESKLETHYKEPSYFYLLHNFDTITGGILPVDPDDRFLKRNAYRGFDYNASMATASSWSRYLDYTLRLIDDSLKVSSYQFIFPAAMVPEAQVFNNKKVFNDIDSTDYYLSGKRIITKVSCVGTYDSYLLLFLEYATNTVSLSNYYLYSLTSQTLYSFDAITPDKQSYFLPIANNGIGTINKGYVYNEVAAFQLFNAIKTDKQKLWKSDPALKTYLSSGNSKGNPVIIEMKLKNGL, from the coding sequence ATGAAGACCTGTCTGTTACTGCTGATCTTCTCACTCAGTATTATCCACCAGGGTCAGGCACAGCAAAATAACAGATCAGAGGAACTCACCAGCATCAGGGTCAGTCCGAGGGATGCCATGGGCGGTAATGTGGCTGATTTCTGTGATTCAGTGAGATATATACCACTTGAGACAAAAAAAGAAAGCATATTCGGATTTATCAGTCACCTGCAGGTAAGCGACAATTACTTTGTTTTTTTCGATTATGACACGAAGGCCATTTATATCTTCAGTAAACAAGGAAAGTATATCAGCAAAATCCGTGAATTACCTGTCGATGACTGGACTGCCGATAAATACAATGTATTGAGCCGGTTCCAGCTGAATAAGACAAACGATGAAATCAATGTAGTATATCATAACTATCGTAAAAACAGTCATTGGCTGGTGGTATTTGCTGCGGATGGAAAAGTGAAGAAAAAACAAGCCTTGCCCGCATTTACGACTGGCCTGAGTGATCAGTTCTTTGCGGTATCAGCCAATACCTTTTTGTGTTCCAATAATTTCTTCCCGGAAAGTAAACTGGAAACGCATTATAAAGAACCAAGCTATTTTTATCTGCTGCATAATTTCGATACGATCACAGGAGGAATACTTCCTGTAGATCCGGATGATCGTTTCTTAAAGCGGAATGCCTATAGAGGATTTGACTATAATGCGTCTATGGCGACGGCATCTTCCTGGAGCCGTTACCTGGACTACACGCTGCGGCTGATAGACGATTCCCTGAAAGTATCCAGCTATCAGTTTATCTTCCCTGCTGCCATGGTTCCGGAGGCTCAAGTGTTTAACAACAAAAAAGTATTTAACGATATCGATAGTACAGACTATTACCTCAGCGGGAAACGCATTATTACAAAAGTGAGTTGTGTAGGTACCTACGATAGTTATCTGCTGTTATTCCTGGAATATGCGACCAATACGGTATCCCTTTCAAACTATTACTTATATTCATTAACCAGCCAGACCTTATACTCCTTCGACGCCATTACACCGGATAAGCAGTCTTATTTTCTGCCTATTGCCAACAATGGGATCGGAACGATTAATAAAGGTTACGTATACAACGAAGTGGCAGCATTTCAGCTGTTCAATGCCATTAAAACAGATAAACAGAAATTGTGGAAATCTGACCCGGCACTAAAGACATACCTGTCATCAGGGAACTCCAAAGGAAATCCTGTCATTATTGAAATGAAGTTGAAAAATGGCCTTTAA
- a CDS encoding NAD(P)H-dependent oxidoreductase has protein sequence MAKNILLILGHPSENSFCNALLDAYRKGVESAGANTQTIYISKLRFDVNLADGYKTGETMQLEDDLLTAQQQLQWADHVVMAYPNWWGFMPALAKGFLDRVLLPGFAFKHQSGKVFPEKLLKGKSMRLLVTMDTPKWWFYLIYRASQYQILKSIIFGYVGFDPIRFSTFGFMRKSTEKLRNSWLKKVEQLGRQFR, from the coding sequence ATGGCAAAGAATATCTTACTTATACTCGGTCATCCTTCAGAAAATTCTTTCTGTAACGCACTGCTTGATGCCTATCGTAAAGGTGTGGAAAGTGCCGGCGCAAACACACAGACCATCTACATATCAAAACTGCGTTTTGATGTAAATCTTGCAGACGGCTATAAAACCGGCGAAACTATGCAGCTGGAAGATGACCTGCTCACAGCACAGCAACAACTACAATGGGCTGACCATGTGGTGATGGCTTATCCCAACTGGTGGGGTTTTATGCCTGCCCTGGCCAAAGGTTTTCTTGACAGGGTGTTACTACCCGGATTTGCCTTTAAGCATCAGTCAGGTAAAGTCTTTCCCGAAAAACTACTGAAAGGAAAAAGTATGCGCTTACTTGTAACAATGGATACACCCAAATGGTGGTTCTACCTGATCTATCGTGCATCACAATATCAGATCCTCAAGTCGATCATCTTCGGATATGTAGGATTTGATCCTATCCGGTTTTCTACTTTCGGATTCATGAGGAAATCAACCGAAAAACTGCGTAACAGCTGGCTGAAAAAAGTAGAACAACTGGGCCGGCAGTTCAGGTAA
- a CDS encoding choice-of-anchor I family protein — protein sequence MKLKHLLPFAIMAILAACSKDDNPNEPTVNEDPSTFAEIGTLDIGEAGAAEISAYDPTTKRLFVVNNGGVNKIDVIDLSDPGNMKVIHSIPTNSGAVNSVSVYEGKLAAAIEAVDKQQPGRVTVYNTNSYAEIKTIATGALPDMVTFSPDGKYILTANEGEPNADYTNDPVGSVSVISVSDNYSVVNIDFSSFASQQTALQQKGLRVFGPNASFAQDMEPEYIAVSPDSKTAWVTLQENNAIAKIDLTTKTATNIFPLGFKDYNQDADAIDPSDKDNAIAFGKWPVKGIYMPDAIAVLQTDGGIPYLFTANEGDVREYTAFAEAKRVKSLTLDATAFPNAADLQNDAKLGRLNVTTTLGDVNGDGIYESLYSFGARSFSVWNGTSGALVYDSKNELETKVNAAGYYDDNRSDDKGVEPEGITLGKVGNRNIAFVGMERVDAVAVYDVTKPEAPSFLQLLKSGDAPEGVLFVSAANSPTGKSLLIVSSEDDGVLKVYSPKTL from the coding sequence ATGAAATTGAAACACTTGTTACCGTTTGCCATTATGGCTATCCTTGCGGCCTGTTCAAAAGATGACAACCCTAATGAACCAACCGTTAATGAAGATCCTTCCACGTTCGCAGAAATTGGCACATTAGACATCGGTGAAGCAGGTGCAGCTGAAATCAGCGCTTACGATCCGACTACTAAAAGACTGTTTGTTGTCAATAACGGCGGTGTTAATAAGATCGATGTGATAGATCTGAGCGATCCTGGTAACATGAAGGTGATCCACTCCATTCCTACCAACAGCGGTGCGGTAAACAGCGTATCTGTATACGAGGGTAAACTGGCGGCTGCTATTGAAGCTGTGGATAAACAACAACCAGGCAGAGTAACCGTTTATAATACCAATAGCTACGCAGAGATCAAGACCATCGCTACCGGCGCATTACCAGATATGGTAACCTTCAGCCCGGATGGTAAATATATTCTGACTGCCAATGAAGGCGAACCAAATGCAGATTATACAAACGATCCGGTAGGTTCTGTTTCTGTGATCAGCGTAAGCGATAACTACAGCGTTGTAAACATCGACTTCAGCAGCTTCGCATCACAGCAGACAGCCCTGCAGCAGAAAGGTCTCCGCGTATTCGGTCCGAATGCTTCTTTCGCACAGGATATGGAACCGGAATATATTGCCGTATCACCGGATTCTAAAACTGCCTGGGTAACCCTGCAGGAAAATAACGCGATCGCAAAGATCGACCTGACCACTAAAACTGCGACAAACATCTTCCCATTGGGTTTCAAAGACTATAACCAGGATGCAGATGCGATCGATCCTTCTGATAAGGATAACGCCATTGCTTTCGGTAAATGGCCGGTAAAAGGCATCTATATGCCAGATGCGATTGCCGTTTTACAAACAGATGGTGGTATTCCTTACCTGTTCACCGCAAACGAAGGTGATGTACGTGAATACACCGCTTTTGCAGAAGCAAAACGCGTTAAAAGCCTTACCCTGGATGCAACTGCATTTCCTAATGCAGCTGACCTACAGAACGATGCTAAACTTGGCCGTCTGAACGTAACGACTACCCTTGGCGATGTTAACGGTGATGGTATCTATGAATCACTGTACTCCTTCGGTGCACGTTCTTTCAGCGTATGGAACGGTACCAGCGGTGCACTGGTATATGACAGCAAAAATGAACTGGAAACAAAAGTAAATGCTGCTGGTTATTATGACGACAACCGTAGTGATGATAAAGGTGTGGAACCGGAAGGTATCACCCTGGGTAAAGTAGGTAACAGAAATATTGCTTTCGTGGGCATGGAAAGAGTAGATGCAGTTGCTGTGTATGATGTGACCAAACCAGAAGCGCCATCCTTCCTCCAGCTCCTCAAATCAGGTGATGCACCGGAAGGCGTGTTGTTTGTATCAGCAGCGAATAGCCCCACCGGCAAGAGCCTGCTGATCGTGAGCAGCGAAGATGACGGCGTATTAAAAGTATATTCTCCGAAGACTTTATAA
- a CDS encoding acyltransferase family protein: MHVNRTQDPHVITKPHFEILDGLRGLAAIAVVIFHFMEIAVPDYHNSFISHSYLAVDFFFCLSGFVIAYAYDTKIAQIGLVEFMKLRLIRLHPLVVIGAVIGLTVFIFDPFSNLYQIYASKTLLVFLSASLMIPYPLVKERYFNLFHLNPPTWSLFWEYIANIFYALVLVRIKNNKLLWVLTILAAGALFYASQQAKFLAVGWGGDNVSAGAARVAFSFLAGILAFRSGKIIRSKIGFIPIGILLLATFMIPFSEKYNWYLDPLVVIFFFPFLVLLGAGAQTNNFSHKICKFSGDISYPLYMIHYPFIWLFMSYVEKYKPTLPTMVWIMIAGTVALTIMAYLVLQYIDTPIRKWLKNRRTVPAVAVVAQTAKVERQHS, from the coding sequence ATGCACGTAAACAGGACACAGGATCCTCATGTAATTACTAAACCACATTTCGAAATCCTAGACGGGCTCAGGGGGCTTGCCGCCATTGCAGTAGTCATTTTCCACTTCATGGAGATTGCCGTTCCCGATTATCACAATAGCTTCATTTCACATTCGTATCTCGCTGTCGATTTCTTTTTCTGTCTATCCGGATTTGTCATCGCTTATGCCTATGACACTAAAATCGCGCAGATAGGTCTTGTCGAATTTATGAAACTCCGCCTTATCCGCCTGCATCCGCTGGTGGTCATCGGCGCTGTGATTGGGTTGACCGTCTTCATCTTCGATCCATTCAGCAATCTCTATCAGATCTATGCCAGCAAAACATTGCTGGTGTTTCTTTCTGCCAGTCTGATGATTCCTTATCCACTGGTAAAGGAGCGATACTTCAATCTTTTCCATCTGAATCCTCCTACCTGGTCATTGTTCTGGGAATACATCGCCAACATCTTTTATGCATTAGTGCTGGTGAGGATAAAGAATAACAAGCTACTCTGGGTACTGACGATCCTTGCTGCAGGTGCATTATTCTATGCCTCTCAACAAGCAAAGTTCCTCGCTGTGGGATGGGGTGGTGATAATGTTTCCGCTGGTGCTGCCAGGGTCGCTTTTTCCTTTCTGGCCGGCATACTGGCTTTTCGCTCCGGTAAGATCATACGTTCCAAAATCGGCTTTATTCCAATCGGGATATTACTGCTGGCAACCTTTATGATTCCTTTTTCGGAAAAGTATAACTGGTATCTTGATCCGCTGGTAGTCATTTTCTTTTTTCCTTTCCTTGTATTGCTGGGAGCCGGTGCGCAAACGAATAACTTCAGCCATAAAATCTGTAAGTTTTCCGGGGATATCTCCTATCCGCTGTATATGATCCACTATCCTTTCATCTGGCTGTTTATGAGCTATGTGGAGAAGTATAAACCTACCTTACCGACAATGGTATGGATCATGATAGCCGGTACAGTTGCATTGACAATAATGGCTTATCTGGTGTTGCAATACATTGACACACCGATCCGTAAATGGCTGAAGAACAGAAGAACCGTTCCTGCTGTTGCCGTGGTGGCGCAGACAGCAAAAGTTGAGCGTCAGCATTCGTAA
- a CDS encoding DUF1573 domain-containing protein: MMLWSLAVTAQKKSDPKIIGKAKFLMTEVNFNNLPANKPYVGLIMFINVSKEPLTILEINNECSCFTASPREKVIYPNEKGIITYKVDNPPKGSIRKKSFIRFKEMKEPVGIVVRGRFI; this comes from the coding sequence ATGATGTTATGGTCGCTGGCCGTAACCGCACAGAAAAAGTCAGATCCAAAAATAATCGGAAAGGCCAAATTTTTAATGACGGAAGTCAACTTTAATAATTTACCTGCCAATAAACCTTATGTAGGTCTTATTATGTTTATCAACGTCTCAAAGGAGCCGCTGACAATCCTTGAGATTAATAATGAATGCTCCTGCTTTACAGCATCGCCCCGCGAAAAGGTGATTTATCCGAATGAGAAGGGTATCATTACATACAAAGTGGATAATCCTCCTAAAGGGTCGATCAGGAAGAAATCATTCATCCGGTTTAAGGAAATGAAAGAACCGGTGGGCATTGTTGTCAGAGGCCGCTTTATATAA
- a CDS encoding BamA/TamA family outer membrane protein, with the protein MLHLSKANGQGHPQRRWITTLLCALFLCLYGQTYGQTPTPVDTLKTDSTTTDRVKAAKQGEDLSSQYDLGDLVRGILHKKTDLTGKTRSGIIVIPNVAANPSIGAQIGIKAVAGKKFGSDPNTLMSVGATSASITTKGIIYFYISHNIYTSGNKWNFQGSLVAAKTVTPDYGLGIGRATEGTALEHVLNNPDRKPRGLHAQFYNFREKVYKEVSKGLFLGGGVSFDIRRKIDERDSTNGPTPYNIYSDSHGFKRAHYMANGLLFNVQYTTRDNQNRAYKGMYLDAGFRANQTWLGSTRNALQFSTDFRKYVSLSKQHPEHVLAFWNWNSFLLAGNIPYLELPGTGKDPNFRSGRGYTVGYFKGTQYSYAEMEYRFPILRNNLISGVAFFHLQTTNDESGTKIYQVLQPGGGGGLRILFNKVTRTNLCLDYAWGKFGARGFFLGLNEAF; encoded by the coding sequence TTGTTACATCTCAGCAAAGCAAACGGCCAGGGGCACCCCCAACGCAGGTGGATAACCACCCTGTTATGTGCTCTATTTCTTTGTCTGTATGGGCAGACCTACGGACAAACACCCACACCAGTTGATACCCTAAAAACGGATTCTACTACCACAGATCGTGTGAAAGCTGCGAAGCAGGGAGAAGATCTGTCGTCACAATATGACCTGGGTGACCTTGTAAGGGGTATTTTACACAAAAAAACCGATCTGACAGGGAAAACCCGCTCAGGGATCATTGTCATCCCTAATGTGGCTGCAAATCCCAGTATCGGGGCTCAGATAGGGATTAAGGCAGTAGCCGGTAAAAAGTTCGGCAGTGACCCCAATACACTTATGTCAGTAGGGGCTACTTCCGCTTCCATTACCACAAAAGGAATTATTTATTTCTATATTAGCCATAATATTTATACATCGGGTAATAAGTGGAACTTCCAGGGAAGCCTGGTAGCGGCAAAGACGGTTACTCCCGACTATGGCCTGGGTATTGGCAGGGCAACGGAAGGTACGGCATTGGAACACGTACTAAACAATCCTGATCGTAAACCCAGGGGCTTACATGCACAGTTTTACAACTTCCGTGAAAAAGTGTATAAAGAAGTGAGTAAAGGACTCTTTTTAGGCGGCGGAGTATCCTTTGATATCCGCAGGAAAATTGATGAAAGAGATTCCACTAATGGTCCGACGCCCTACAATATCTACAGCGACAGTCATGGTTTCAAAAGAGCGCATTATATGGCGAACGGGCTGCTGTTTAATGTGCAGTATACTACCCGTGATAACCAGAACAGGGCTTATAAAGGAATGTACTTAGACGCAGGTTTCAGGGCTAACCAGACCTGGTTAGGTAGTACGCGAAACGCATTACAGTTTTCTACAGATTTCAGAAAATATGTGAGTCTGTCAAAACAACATCCTGAACATGTCCTCGCATTCTGGAACTGGAACTCATTCCTGCTGGCAGGTAATATACCATATCTTGAATTACCAGGTACCGGTAAAGACCCCAATTTCCGTAGCGGAAGGGGATATACCGTGGGATACTTTAAAGGCACACAATATAGTTATGCAGAGATGGAATACCGCTTCCCGATACTGCGTAATAATTTAATCAGTGGTGTAGCGTTCTTTCATCTGCAAACTACCAACGATGAATCAGGCACTAAAATATACCAGGTATTACAACCCGGCGGTGGCGGCGGATTACGTATCCTGTTCAATAAGGTAACACGTACAAATTTATGTCTTGATTATGCCTGGGGTAAGTTTGGTGCAAGAGGCTTCTTCCTTGGTTTGAATGAAGCGTTTTAA
- a CDS encoding 6-bladed beta-propeller: MKCLHILVVACFAVFSISCAGKEAKENGTIIRPNSKISSFKHVDGLRLSEFGDSIGYISLKLDSNELIGKITKILPLQDHIVVFDKNLSKGIYIFDKQGNQLAKIFRDLDSPTAPYSIEDVSVDAEKGVLYVYSANQNQVYSFDKNGKYLQKMQLAKGYFSFVQKIDDGFLCYREIDRVEKEEPFHNYRLCLLDSTGLFVKGWFNTIRNPNFTMPNPSVYFRVNAASHEVYFQSPYIDTILQLDAKEHLLKNFAVYDYNSNNYSRRGIYTAHTPDQYLTARSSSCANDEIPLITDRFILGEYTVKGGRILNYYYDLKTDHTVSGNGFKNDFDNIYVTAGPNYCITSNELITQVDNQRMLDDLEIMRETKEIDSLKIVGKKKELLNQISQNPETVVLALIKLKHE, encoded by the coding sequence ATGAAGTGTTTGCATATACTCGTCGTTGCTTGTTTTGCAGTCTTCTCAATATCCTGCGCGGGCAAGGAAGCAAAAGAAAACGGAACCATCATCCGGCCCAATTCAAAGATAAGTTCGTTCAAGCACGTAGATGGATTGCGATTGAGTGAATTCGGAGACTCGATTGGTTACATATCCCTGAAACTGGATTCAAATGAGCTGATCGGCAAGATCACCAAAATCCTTCCTTTACAGGATCATATCGTAGTCTTTGACAAAAACCTTTCAAAAGGAATTTACATATTTGATAAGCAGGGGAATCAGCTTGCGAAAATATTCCGTGACCTGGATTCTCCGACAGCGCCATATTCTATCGAAGATGTATCTGTTGATGCTGAAAAAGGTGTTCTGTATGTGTACAGCGCAAACCAGAACCAGGTTTATTCTTTTGATAAGAATGGAAAATACCTGCAGAAGATGCAACTTGCCAAAGGATACTTTTCATTTGTGCAGAAAATAGACGACGGCTTTTTATGTTACCGGGAGATAGACCGTGTTGAAAAAGAAGAACCTTTTCATAACTACCGTTTGTGTCTGTTGGATAGCACCGGTTTATTTGTAAAGGGTTGGTTTAATACCATTCGTAATCCCAATTTTACGATGCCCAATCCCAGTGTATATTTCCGCGTTAATGCAGCCAGTCACGAAGTTTATTTTCAATCTCCTTACATTGATACCATCCTTCAGCTGGATGCGAAAGAACATCTTCTGAAGAACTTCGCTGTTTACGACTACAACTCTAATAACTATTCCAGACGTGGCATTTACACGGCCCACACACCTGATCAATACCTGACAGCCAGGTCCAGCTCCTGCGCCAATGATGAAATACCCCTTATCACAGACAGGTTTATTCTGGGTGAATACACGGTTAAAGGAGGACGGATCCTGAATTATTATTACGATTTGAAAACAGACCATACGGTATCAGGCAATGGATTCAAGAATGACTTTGATAATATTTATGTAACAGCTGGTCCGAACTATTGCATAACAAGCAATGAACTTATTACGCAGGTGGATAACCAACGTATGCTGGACGACCTCGAAATTATGCGTGAAACGAAGGAAATAGACAGCTTGAAAATTGTCGGTAAAAAGAAGGAACTGTTAAACCAGATCTCTCAGAATCCTGAAACTGTTGTGCTGGCACTTATAAAGTTAAAACATGAGTAA
- a CDS encoding Crp/Fnr family transcriptional regulator yields MQADTEIYLRSIKAICPDLREEELSQFAAKLTLQELDKKDIFIQSGKVQQSLGFVTKGLIRSFFVDLNGNEINVGFYAEGDYATHYPAFISRQPSSYTIQCLEPATFLCLKFDDLQWIYQQYPKFERYGRLVAEEILKRQQARIESFVFQTAEERYLDFATHHARLFNRVSLSHLSSYLGIERQTLTRIRQKIAHK; encoded by the coding sequence ATGCAGGCAGACACTGAAATATATTTACGTTCAATCAAAGCCATCTGCCCCGATTTACGGGAGGAAGAACTGTCACAGTTTGCCGCAAAACTGACCCTGCAGGAATTGGATAAGAAAGACATTTTTATTCAATCAGGTAAAGTACAGCAATCCTTAGGCTTCGTTACCAAAGGGCTTATCCGTTCTTTTTTTGTGGATCTTAACGGGAATGAGATCAATGTTGGTTTCTATGCAGAGGGAGACTATGCGACGCATTACCCGGCTTTTATCAGCCGGCAACCCAGCAGCTATACCATTCAATGCCTGGAACCGGCCACATTCCTCTGTCTTAAATTTGATGACCTGCAATGGATATACCAGCAATATCCGAAGTTTGAAAGGTATGGTCGCCTGGTGGCTGAAGAGATCTTAAAAAGACAGCAGGCGCGTATTGAAAGCTTTGTATTTCAGACCGCTGAAGAACGTTATCTTGATTTCGCAACACATCATGCCCGCTTATTCAACAGGGTCTCGCTATCCCATCTTTCCAGCTACCTGGGTATCGAGCGACAGACACTTACCCGTATTCGCCAGAAAATAGCCCATAAATAG
- a CDS encoding TIGR00730 family Rossman fold protein — protein MKSIAIFCGSNFGKDPVYKEATIELARCIVKNNLRLVYGGAAVGLMGLIADEVLALGGQVIGVLPEKLRDREVGHKNLTELHIVSTMHERKAMMANLSDYFVAIPGGIGTLEEIVEVFTWAQLGLHAKPCGMLNINGFYDKFRDLLASMSQEGFLSEHQFNSLIFDNEPESLLHKVMNQQVEYHSKWVK, from the coding sequence ATGAAAAGTATAGCTATCTTTTGCGGGTCTAATTTCGGTAAAGATCCTGTCTACAAGGAAGCCACTATTGAACTGGCCCGTTGTATCGTAAAAAATAATCTGCGACTGGTATACGGCGGCGCAGCTGTTGGTTTGATGGGACTGATTGCCGATGAAGTATTGGCTCTTGGCGGACAAGTGATCGGTGTATTACCTGAGAAGCTGAGAGACAGGGAAGTAGGGCATAAAAACCTCACAGAACTGCACATTGTGAGTACTATGCATGAACGCAAAGCGATGATGGCCAACTTATCTGATTATTTCGTCGCAATACCCGGCGGAATCGGCACACTGGAAGAAATTGTGGAAGTATTTACCTGGGCACAGCTGGGATTACATGCCAAACCTTGCGGTATGTTGAATATCAATGGTTTCTACGATAAGTTCCGCGACCTGCTGGCCTCCATGTCCCAGGAAGGATTCCTATCAGAGCACCAGTTCAATTCACTTATTTTTGATAATGAGCCGGAAAGTCTGCTGCATAAAGTCATGAATCAGCAGGTAGAATATCATTCAAAATGGGTGAAATAA
- a CDS encoding Alg9 family protein mannosyltransferase — MPPWLINRVIPVLALLLYGITAWISKGYYHYDEHYQIIEFAFFKMGLSDVKTLAWEYQAGIRSGIQPFIAFLICRSCYVLNIKDPYILAFVLRLLSVLLILPCKYFFYKVSVKSVPAGNGHQLFFLLATFFIWFFPYLSVRFSAENWSAMCLLMTVSLLMAGYSKEKDKQRRLIYASAFFLGLAFTIRFQSAFCVLGVIGWMLFVKREKGREMLIYISILIIPLLLEVLTDRWLYNKFVFAAYQYFLVNIVHDRASEFGTMTVLSYLWMLFSDMGWGVAVFAMLGLAILCIDYKNILLWIIVPFIIGHLIVPHKETRFMFPLMHFIPYLLLTVIVFLEKQKGFFATKGAVSLMVVFGIYNLVALTCLTRKLPGASDKDLTYYIHRKCRSEEVYLIFENNCHPYDPIWELGVKENFYAEKNIRYYTLDLVLDYLNIDVFKNKRIVLVATPDKLKDYNTTQLIKQLGLHKTMEIQPVLYSDKMLLYDNLKP; from the coding sequence ATGCCACCATGGCTTATAAACAGAGTCATTCCTGTATTGGCCCTGTTATTATATGGGATCACTGCCTGGATTAGCAAAGGATACTACCACTATGATGAACATTATCAGATAATCGAATTTGCATTTTTTAAAATGGGATTGTCTGATGTAAAGACCCTGGCATGGGAATATCAGGCTGGTATCAGGTCGGGCATTCAGCCATTTATCGCATTCCTTATATGCAGGAGCTGTTATGTACTGAACATAAAAGATCCCTATATCCTGGCGTTTGTATTAAGGTTGCTATCCGTACTGCTGATCCTGCCATGTAAGTACTTTTTTTATAAAGTATCGGTTAAGTCAGTTCCAGCCGGCAATGGACACCAGCTGTTTTTCCTGCTGGCTACTTTTTTTATATGGTTTTTCCCATATCTTAGTGTACGTTTCTCTGCTGAGAACTGGAGCGCCATGTGTCTGCTGATGACAGTATCCCTGTTAATGGCAGGCTACAGCAAAGAGAAAGACAAACAGCGCCGTTTGATATATGCCAGTGCCTTTTTTCTGGGACTGGCTTTCACGATCCGCTTTCAGTCTGCATTTTGTGTGCTGGGCGTGATCGGTTGGATGCTGTTTGTAAAGAGAGAGAAGGGCAGGGAGATGTTGATTTACATTTCGATACTTATTATTCCACTGTTACTCGAAGTACTCACGGACCGCTGGCTGTACAATAAATTTGTATTCGCCGCTTACCAGTATTTTCTTGTCAATATTGTCCATGACAGGGCTTCCGAGTTTGGTACAATGACGGTACTCAGTTACCTGTGGATGCTGTTCTCTGATATGGGATGGGGAGTGGCTGTTTTTGCAATGCTGGGCTTAGCAATTTTATGCATTGATTACAAAAACATACTACTCTGGATAATCGTTCCTTTCATCATCGGACACCTGATCGTTCCCCATAAGGAAACCCGGTTTATGTTCCCATTGATGCACTTCATCCCTTATCTGTTGCTGACGGTTATTGTGTTCCTGGAAAAGCAAAAAGGCTTCTTTGCCACAAAAGGAGCGGTGTCGCTGATGGTTGTTTTTGGTATTTACAACCTCGTCGCATTAACCTGCTTAACCCGTAAGTTACCCGGCGCTTCTGACAAAGACCTTACCTATTATATTCATCGCAAATGCAGATCTGAGGAGGTGTATCTCATATTTGAAAATAACTGTCATCCTTATGATCCGATATGGGAACTGGGCGTGAAAGAAAATTTTTATGCAGAGAAGAACATCCGGTACTATACGCTGGACCTTGTGTTGGATTATTTGAATATAGACGTTTTTAAAAACAAACGCATCGTGCTGGTCGCCACGCCAGACAAGCTGAAAGATTATAACACCACGCAATTGATTAAGCAACTGGGTCTGCATAAGACAATGGAAATACAACCCGTCTTATATAGTGATAAGATGCTACTTTATGATAATTTAAAACCTTGA